A stretch of DNA from Gemmatimonadales bacterium:
GCGTCGCCACCGCGTAGCCGAGGCCCATGATGAAGAATGTCGTGAAGACCAGCGCCATCAGCGTGCCGTGGGCGGTGACGGAGAGGTAGTACATTTTCGCCGAGCGGTACGGCAGGTCGAGGCTGGCCCGTGACAGTGACTGCATCATCGCCATCGCCGACGCGACGCCGAAGCTGATGATGGCGACCCAGATGTTGGCCAGCGCCAGCTTGTTCACGCGGGTCATGGCGCCGCCTCCACCACGACCTTCCCCTGCATCGTGTGATGCGCCAGGCCGCAGTATTCGTTGCACACGACCAGGTACTCGCCGGGCCGCTGGAAGGTGTAGGTGAACTGGCTGACGTAGCCGGGCAGCACCATGGTGTTGGCGTTGGTGCCGGCGATGTTGAACCCGTGCGAGACGTCGAGGCTCGAGATCCGGAAGGTTACCGGCTTGCCCGCAGGCACGTGGACTTCCGCGGGAACGAAGGCGAACATCAGCGCCGCCATCGCGACCCGCACGCTGCCGTCGGGCTGCACGGTGGCGCCCAGCG
This window harbors:
- a CDS encoding cytochrome c oxidase subunit II, which codes for MNVDLYERIWLWAATAIIVVFLVSIGITTFGYAVRPPSHVETIDPAQVMTDPRFGPLGATVQPDGSVRVAMAALMFAFVPAEVHVPAGKPVTFRISSLDVSHGFNIAGTNANTMVLPGYVSQFTYTFQRPGEYLVVCNEYCGLAHHTMQGKVVVEAAP